The following proteins are co-located in the Acinetobacter shaoyimingii genome:
- the cobT gene encoding nicotinate-nucleotide--dimethylbenzimidazole phosphoribosyltransferase, protein MSWWLDACKAPSETAKNVAEARQLQLTKPTGSLSELERTAVLLASLQNNPRPNIDYPWITIFAGDHGVMEENISAYPQAVTRQMLQNFTTGGACISVIAREYNATLQVIDCGSVGDTYDYKGVERHCIMPGTANFAKSVAMTEAQCAEAMRLGAESADKAYRSGASIYVAGEMGIGNTCSASAVACFLLNEPAEQLTGVGTGIRAEQLAHKKNVIDQALGLHKDYVGNDAFRALCAVGGLEIAAMTGAYIRCAQIGLPIVVDGFISSASALVAVRLNPQVREWMLFGHQSAEYGHVRLLQELKAQPLLKLNLRLGEGSGAGAALGLIKLACSLHNNMATFAEAAVIGEKV, encoded by the coding sequence ATGAGTTGGTGGTTAGATGCGTGTAAAGCGCCGAGTGAAACAGCAAAAAATGTGGCAGAAGCTCGTCAATTACAATTGACCAAACCAACAGGATCTTTATCTGAACTAGAACGCACCGCAGTACTTTTAGCCAGTTTACAAAATAATCCACGTCCGAATATTGATTATCCTTGGATTACGATTTTTGCAGGCGATCATGGCGTCATGGAAGAAAATATTTCAGCTTATCCGCAAGCTGTAACACGTCAAATGTTGCAAAACTTCACGACTGGGGGCGCATGTATCAGCGTTATTGCACGTGAATACAATGCCACTTTACAAGTGATTGATTGTGGCTCTGTAGGTGATACATATGATTATAAAGGAGTAGAGCGTCATTGCATTATGCCAGGCACAGCCAATTTTGCAAAATCTGTGGCAATGACAGAAGCACAATGTGCTGAAGCAATGCGTTTAGGTGCTGAGAGTGCTGACAAAGCCTATCGTTCAGGAGCTTCAATTTATGTTGCTGGTGAAATGGGCATAGGGAATACTTGTTCGGCATCTGCTGTGGCATGTTTTTTATTGAATGAACCTGCTGAGCAATTAACAGGTGTAGGTACAGGCATTCGCGCTGAACAGCTTGCACACAAGAAAAACGTGATTGATCAAGCACTCGGACTGCACAAAGACTATGTTGGAAATGATGCATTTAGAGCCTTATGCGCCGTAGGTGGTTTAGAGATTGCAGCCATGACAGGGGCGTACATTCGCTGTGCGCAAATTGGACTGCCGATAGTGGTAGATGGCTTTATCAGTTCTGCATCAGCACTGGTTGCTGTTCGACTCAATCCGCAGGTACGTGAATGGATGCTCTTTGGGCATCAATCAGCAGAATATGGGCATGTAAGACTATTACAAGAATTGAAGGCTCAGCCACTTTTGAAATTGAATTTACGTCTGGGTGAAGGTAGTGGTGCTGGTGCTGCATTAGGATTGATTAAATTGGCATGTAGTTTACATAACAATATGGCAACGTTTGCTGAAGCCGCTGTGATTGGTGAAAAAGTCTAA
- a CDS encoding histidine phosphatase family protein, which produces MYRIDLLRHGETELSHTLRGSTDDALTALGWQQMQHTIDQSFALGLDQPVWDMVISSSLKRCAVFAQHIAVQHALPLFINDNLQEMHFGDWEAKSTQWIYEQFPEQLAQFWQTPTQFTPPNAESMQDFHARVLMGFADLSVQLQQQHSKRALVITHGGVIKFLKCLALNQSLDDLLKMSAELGQLSSFILHDDLRLELLEAKP; this is translated from the coding sequence ATGTATAGGATTGATCTATTGCGTCATGGCGAAACCGAATTGAGCCACACTTTGCGAGGTTCAACAGATGATGCTTTGACAGCGCTGGGTTGGCAACAAATGCAACACACGATAGATCAATCCTTTGCTCTTGGATTAGATCAACCTGTGTGGGACATGGTGATCAGTTCATCCTTAAAACGCTGTGCAGTATTTGCACAGCACATCGCTGTTCAACATGCATTACCGCTTTTTATCAATGACAATTTACAGGAAATGCATTTTGGTGATTGGGAAGCGAAATCGACGCAATGGATTTATGAACAATTTCCCGAACAACTTGCACAATTTTGGCAAACTCCCACTCAATTTACCCCACCGAATGCTGAATCCATGCAGGATTTTCATGCTCGTGTCTTAATGGGATTCGCTGATTTATCAGTGCAATTGCAACAACAGCACTCCAAGCGAGCATTAGTCATTACCCATGGTGGTGTGATTAAATTTTTAAAATGTTTAGCGTTGAATCAATCTTTAGATGACTTATTGAAGATGAGTGCCGAATTAGGACAACTTAGCAGCTTCATTTTGCATGATGATTTAAGACTGGAGCTTTTGGAGGCAAAACCATGA
- a CDS encoding adenosylcobinamide-GDP ribazoletransferase: MTSFWIALQFLTTFPVKLKAMPSKQQNARSLLFYPWVGLLIGLILFGVALVLHAIPIILLSSLILVVWIWLTGGLHLDGLADTADAWVGGFGDKERTLSIMKDPSCGPIGVLSLIIICLIKWSAIYVLLEQHVLLPFIIIPMLGRLTPLFLFISTPYVREKGLGSSITEFLSKPLVLLLLVSELFLGTMLSLIGFISVVVAIFTVIYLRHKFIQRIGGITGDTVGASIEIIEAIAVMTFAIAIQYLDFQSYWLE; encoded by the coding sequence ATGACATCATTCTGGATTGCACTTCAGTTCTTAACCACATTTCCTGTGAAACTCAAAGCCATGCCTTCAAAACAGCAAAATGCACGATCGTTGTTGTTTTATCCTTGGGTTGGATTATTGATTGGTTTAATACTGTTCGGTGTTGCCTTGGTTTTGCATGCGATACCCATCATTCTGTTGAGTAGTTTGATTTTAGTGGTGTGGATTTGGCTCACAGGGGGCTTGCATCTAGATGGATTGGCTGATACTGCGGATGCTTGGGTAGGGGGATTTGGGGATAAAGAGCGTACTTTAAGTATCATGAAAGATCCGAGTTGTGGACCGATAGGGGTGCTCAGCTTGATCATTATCTGTTTGATCAAATGGTCTGCAATATACGTTTTACTTGAACAGCACGTTTTACTGCCATTCATTATTATTCCTATGTTAGGTCGTTTAACGCCTTTATTTTTGTTTATCTCTACACCTTATGTTCGTGAAAAAGGTTTAGGGTCGTCCATCACAGAATTTTTATCGAAACCTTTGGTACTTTTGCTTCTTGTTTCAGAATTATTTCTTGGAACAATGCTTTCGTTGATTGGCTTTATATCTGTCGTCGTGGCTATTTTTACTGTGATTTATCTACGTCATAAATTTATACAAAGAATAGGTGGAATTACAGGGGATACCGTAGGAGCGAGTATTGAAATAATAGAAGCGATCGCTGTAATGACCTTTGCGATTGCGATTCAATATCTAGATTTTCAATCTTATTGGCTTGAATAA
- a CDS encoding porin has protein sequence MNKTIYMLVTGAVLLSPVLAQAADVKIYGRANITLDYLDDGKNYDVFTVTSNASRLGFKVDHQLQNGMTAFAQIEQEINFATGTNDSKANSFATRDTFAGIRSDQYGQIRIGRFDGPFKIARSPINFFGDMLGDMRNLTRAGSLRFDERNDNTVEYKSPKFGNGFNVLAGISMQNGVQVNQQANGDELSDTKAYDIALTYKKGPFDLAAAYEKFEENASNSSATTARDAVRVAGAYKVSEALNIGGLYQNSKYDKNTANNVDAQIFGIAGEYKITQKTLVRGQYLYRDVDTNEANSSMIALGLEHKLDPAFRVYGNIATVLNDDNANLAPWREGRANANASSPILAAMGENAYGVSVGMRYDF, from the coding sequence ATGAATAAAACAATTTATATGTTGGTAACTGGGGCTGTTTTACTTTCACCTGTGTTGGCTCAAGCTGCAGATGTGAAAATTTATGGGCGCGCGAATATTACCTTAGACTATTTAGATGATGGCAAAAACTACGATGTATTTACGGTTACATCAAACGCATCTCGACTTGGTTTTAAAGTCGATCATCAACTACAGAATGGGATGACCGCCTTTGCTCAAATTGAGCAAGAAATTAATTTTGCAACAGGCACCAATGATTCTAAAGCCAACTCGTTCGCAACACGTGACACCTTTGCAGGGATTCGTAGTGATCAGTATGGTCAAATCCGAATTGGTCGTTTTGATGGCCCGTTTAAAATTGCACGTAGCCCGATCAATTTCTTTGGTGATATGTTGGGAGATATGCGAAATCTAACCCGTGCAGGCAGTCTTCGTTTCGATGAACGTAATGACAACACGGTTGAATATAAATCACCAAAATTTGGCAACGGATTTAACGTGCTTGCGGGTATATCTATGCAGAATGGTGTACAAGTGAATCAACAAGCCAATGGTGATGAACTGAGCGACACCAAAGCTTATGACATCGCATTAACTTATAAAAAAGGTCCGTTTGACTTAGCTGCTGCTTATGAAAAATTCGAAGAAAATGCATCCAATTCATCAGCAACGACCGCACGTGATGCAGTGCGTGTTGCAGGTGCTTATAAAGTTTCAGAAGCATTAAATATTGGCGGTCTATATCAAAATTCTAAGTACGACAAAAATACTGCAAACAATGTCGATGCGCAGATTTTCGGTATCGCTGGCGAATATAAAATAACACAGAAAACCTTAGTCCGCGGTCAATATCTCTACCGAGATGTCGATACCAATGAGGCTAACTCTAGTATGATTGCCCTGGGTCTAGAGCATAAACTTGATCCAGCATTTCGTGTCTATGGCAATATCGCAACCGTGCTCAATGATGACAATGCCAATCTTGCACCATGGCGTGAAGGTCGTGCCAATGCCAACGCTTCATCACCAATTTTGGCTGCAATGGGTGAAAATGCGTATGGCGTATCTGTCGGGATGCGTTACGATTTCTAA
- a CDS encoding HIT family protein: MTYDDQNIFARILRGELPAIKVYEDDQVLAFMDIMPQAEGHTLVIPKSPAVTLLDLDPQVAAYTIQIVQKIAQAIEKTLDAKGIVLMQLSGASAGQTVPHVHFHLIPSSVHELGKHAAAMGDQDKIKALAEKIKAAL; the protein is encoded by the coding sequence ATGACCTACGATGATCAAAACATATTTGCACGAATTTTACGTGGTGAACTTCCTGCAATCAAAGTGTATGAAGACGATCAAGTACTCGCTTTTATGGATATTATGCCACAAGCAGAAGGTCACACTCTGGTGATTCCAAAATCACCTGCTGTCACCTTGTTGGATTTAGATCCACAAGTTGCGGCATACACGATTCAAATTGTGCAAAAAATTGCCCAGGCCATTGAAAAAACACTCGATGCCAAAGGGATTGTTTTGATGCAACTCTCAGGTGCATCAGCAGGTCAAACTGTACCTCATGTACATTTCCACCTCATTCCAAGTTCAGTGCACGAACTTGGAAAACATGCAGCTGCAATGGGTGATCAAGATAAAATTAAAGCACTCGCTGAGAAAATCAAAGCAGCACTTTAA
- a CDS encoding YARHG domain-containing protein: protein MNKLFIGLITAFSMSFGVSAFADNAKDCEKLKDEYNLIYAAKGFCFKDADAKAKFGNENCNTTKPKFSEKEQQKLDSIKARQKELNCK from the coding sequence ATGAACAAATTATTTATTGGTTTAATTACTGCATTTTCAATGTCTTTCGGGGTAAGTGCTTTTGCTGATAATGCAAAAGATTGTGAAAAACTCAAAGACGAATACAACCTGATTTATGCTGCCAAAGGTTTCTGTTTTAAAGATGCAGACGCCAAAGCAAAATTTGGTAATGAAAATTGTAATACAACTAAACCAAAATTTTCAGAGAAAGAGCAACAAAAGCTTGACTCGATCAAAGCTCGTCAGAAAGAATTGAACTGTAAATAA
- a CDS encoding NAD(P)-dependent oxidoreductase gives MTTVAFIGLGAMGYRMAAHLPKHFDQVLVWNRNFEKAKQHATEFGTQAVSLEQAVQADIIFSCLPTSQDIIHLIQPLQIKSGSIWVDCTSGVPDAARELEALLKQRNIAFLDAPVSGQTIGAENATLTFMVGGSEAAFNQALPAMQAMGKLIKHVGASGAGFAVKAVNNMMMAVHLCAAAEGFTTLKAHGVNLTEALDCINASSGKSGVTENVLPQRVLNRKFPLTFALPLLAKDTGIAVDLIRQAKLSAPVIGLTQSLIQAANDTSEPDSDFSAAVKMYELWSNITLE, from the coding sequence ATGACAACAGTTGCATTTATCGGTTTAGGGGCAATGGGCTATCGTATGGCAGCTCATTTACCAAAGCACTTTGACCAAGTTTTGGTATGGAACCGTAATTTTGAAAAAGCCAAACAACATGCAACTGAGTTTGGTACTCAGGCTGTATCATTGGAGCAAGCTGTTCAAGCAGACATCATTTTCTCTTGCTTACCCACCAGCCAAGATATTATTCATCTCATTCAACCGCTTCAGATCAAATCAGGTTCAATTTGGGTAGACTGTACCAGCGGTGTCCCCGATGCTGCACGTGAGTTAGAAGCGCTCTTGAAACAGCGTAATATTGCCTTTTTAGATGCACCTGTGAGTGGTCAAACCATTGGTGCTGAAAATGCGACTTTAACGTTTATGGTCGGTGGATCAGAGGCTGCATTTAATCAAGCGCTACCTGCAATGCAAGCCATGGGTAAACTCATTAAACATGTGGGTGCATCGGGTGCAGGATTTGCAGTGAAAGCCGTGAATAATATGATGATGGCCGTTCACCTTTGTGCTGCTGCTGAAGGTTTTACCACGTTAAAAGCTCACGGCGTTAACTTAACTGAGGCATTGGATTGTATTAATGCATCAAGTGGTAAAAGTGGAGTCACAGAAAATGTACTCCCACAACGCGTGCTTAATCGTAAATTTCCACTGACATTTGCCCTCCCACTCCTAGCGAAAGATACTGGCATTGCGGTTGACTTAATCCGTCAGGCTAAATTATCAGCACCTGTTATTGGGCTGACCCAAAGTCTTATACAGGCTGCAAATGATACTTCTGAGCCTGACAGCGACTTCTCTGCGGCAGTAAAGATGTATGAATTATGGAGTAATATTACACTCGAATAA
- a CDS encoding alpha/beta fold hydrolase yields MHHLKRKFRNQRLKLKNLSTRIFYGKSLVLSQATSYDVIGEYKQSKIRYYAAENKKYQEPLVFVAPLAIKMDIYDLYPYRSLVKYYTEQGFDVYLVDWGKFGYKDHHLSFIHFIDEAIPSCIDQIRSHSKSDQVSLHGWSMAGVFVMLYTALREPNYVKNLIVLGSPVDSYASGSIGRLYERVNTLLERHHLLQHKIYQGAIPKRLTHTPGILNAIGFKILDPKGWYEGHKQLLMNLDNTKLLHEHATLGFFLNHMIDYPGGVNQDMLLNIWLRNPLKNGVIELQDKKIELKNIRCSLLVGAGRSDQMVTADAVRPLTELTNSPDVTFTLIPGGHLGLMSNQNSADEFWPKLANWLAERSTPI; encoded by the coding sequence ATGCATCACCTTAAACGTAAATTTAGAAACCAACGGCTTAAGTTAAAGAATCTGTCTACCCGTATTTTTTATGGCAAGTCTCTGGTTTTGTCACAAGCCACAAGCTATGACGTGATTGGTGAGTACAAACAAAGTAAAATTCGCTACTACGCTGCTGAAAATAAAAAATACCAAGAACCCTTAGTTTTTGTCGCACCACTGGCAATCAAAATGGATATTTATGATTTATATCCTTATCGATCACTGGTTAAATACTATACCGAGCAAGGTTTTGATGTTTATTTAGTTGATTGGGGCAAATTTGGTTATAAAGATCATCATTTAAGTTTTATCCATTTCATTGATGAAGCCATCCCAAGTTGTATCGATCAAATCCGTAGCCATTCAAAGTCAGATCAGGTTTCTTTACACGGTTGGAGTATGGCTGGGGTTTTCGTGATGTTGTATACCGCATTACGTGAACCAAACTATGTGAAAAATTTGATTGTGCTGGGTTCACCTGTAGACAGCTATGCGTCTGGCAGTATTGGTCGACTTTATGAACGGGTCAACACACTATTAGAACGCCATCATCTTTTACAGCATAAAATTTATCAAGGTGCTATTCCAAAACGACTGACACATACGCCCGGCATTTTAAATGCGATTGGCTTTAAAATTTTGGATCCAAAAGGTTGGTATGAAGGTCATAAGCAATTGTTGATGAATTTGGACAATACTAAATTACTCCATGAACATGCCACATTGGGATTTTTCTTAAACCATATGATTGACTACCCTGGCGGAGTTAATCAGGACATGCTGTTAAATATTTGGTTAAGAAATCCACTCAAAAACGGCGTTATCGAATTACAAGATAAGAAAATCGAATTAAAAAATATACGCTGTTCGCTCTTGGTGGGTGCAGGTCGCAGCGATCAAATGGTGACTGCGGATGCTGTTAGACCATTGACTGAATTGACAAATAGCCCAGATGTCACGTTTACTCTTATCCCTGGCGGGCATTTAGGTCTCATGTCAAATCAAAATAGTGCGGATGAATTTTGGCCAAAACTTGCAAATTGGTTGGCTGAACGTTCAACACCAATTTAA
- a CDS encoding O-succinylhomoserine sulfhydrylase, translated as MSQQNDIEYHIDTLAIRTGHDRTFEGEHSEPIFLTSSFVCENAADAAAKFSGEIEGNTYSRYTNPTVHTFEKRLAVLDGAERAVATSSGMAAVHAVTLAYLKSGDHVVCSRAVFGSIISLFEKYVVKFGVDVTFVDLEDLDAWKQAIRPNTRLLFIETPSNPLAQVGDMQAIADIAHAHGALFAVDNTFCTPILQQPIKFGADLIVYSSTKYIDGQGRALGGAVVGNHKLLEEINGVIRTLGNSMSPFNAWVFLKGLETLSLRMKAHCASAQKLAEWLDAHPKVEKVYYAGLPNHAGHELAKKQQSGFGGVVSFVVKGERQGAWTVIDNTQFLSITSNLGDVKSTITHPATTSHGRMSAEAKQAAGISEGLIRVSVGLEDIDDIIRDIQRGLDLI; from the coding sequence ATGAGCCAGCAAAACGACATTGAATATCACATTGATACCTTAGCTATTCGTACTGGTCATGATCGCACATTTGAAGGCGAGCACAGCGAACCAATTTTCTTAACTTCTTCTTTCGTATGTGAAAATGCAGCCGATGCCGCTGCAAAATTCTCGGGTGAAATTGAGGGCAATACTTATTCTCGTTATACCAATCCAACTGTACATACTTTTGAAAAGCGCTTAGCCGTGCTCGATGGCGCAGAACGTGCTGTTGCAACGAGTTCAGGTATGGCAGCGGTTCATGCCGTGACCTTGGCCTATCTCAAATCTGGTGATCATGTTGTATGTTCACGTGCTGTATTTGGTTCAATTATTTCACTGTTCGAAAAGTACGTTGTTAAATTTGGTGTCGATGTCACTTTTGTTGATTTAGAAGATTTGGATGCTTGGAAACAAGCCATTCGACCAAACACTCGCTTATTGTTTATCGAAACACCGTCTAACCCATTGGCTCAAGTCGGTGATATGCAAGCCATTGCAGATATTGCACATGCCCACGGTGCATTGTTTGCTGTAGATAACACGTTCTGTACGCCCATTTTGCAGCAACCAATCAAATTTGGCGCTGATTTAATTGTATATTCATCAACCAAATATATTGATGGTCAAGGTCGTGCATTAGGTGGTGCTGTTGTCGGTAACCATAAGTTGCTTGAGGAAATCAACGGTGTAATTCGTACTTTGGGTAACTCTATGAGTCCATTCAATGCTTGGGTGTTCTTGAAAGGCTTAGAAACTTTAAGTTTGCGTATGAAGGCGCATTGTGCGAGTGCACAAAAATTGGCTGAATGGTTAGATGCTCATCCAAAAGTTGAAAAAGTATACTACGCAGGTTTACCTAACCATGCAGGTCATGAGCTAGCGAAAAAACAACAGTCAGGCTTTGGTGGTGTGGTGTCATTTGTTGTTAAAGGTGAGCGCCAAGGTGCTTGGACAGTGATTGACAATACTCAGTTCTTATCTATTACCAGTAACTTGGGTGATGTTAAATCAACAATTACTCATCCAGCGACGACTTCTCATGGCAGAATGTCAGCGGAAGCAAAACAAGCTGCAGGAATTTCTGAAGGTTTAATTCGTGTTTCTGTTGGTTTGGAAGATATTGATGATATTATTCGTGATATTCAACGTGGTCTAGACCTAATTTAA
- a CDS encoding YbaB/EbfC family nucleoid-associated protein, producing MNINMLMQQAQRMQKDMEANVKKAKEELAQTEVHAEAGGGLVKVTMTCRNVVKRIEINPDLLQDDPDMIEDLIAAAMNDAARQAEAVSEERMKSANSGMGLPPGLSGLF from the coding sequence ATGAACATTAATATGTTGATGCAGCAAGCTCAGCGCATGCAAAAAGACATGGAAGCAAATGTCAAGAAAGCTAAAGAAGAACTTGCACAAACTGAAGTTCATGCTGAAGCAGGTGGCGGTTTAGTTAAAGTGACCATGACATGCCGTAATGTCGTAAAACGTATCGAAATCAATCCTGATCTTTTACAAGATGATCCTGACATGATTGAAGACTTAATTGCAGCAGCAATGAATGATGCTGCGCGTCAAGCAGAAGCAGTTTCTGAAGAAAGAATGAAGAGTGCAAACTCAGGTATGGGCTTACCACCTGGTCTTTCAGGCTTATTCTAA
- the recR gene encoding recombination mediator RecR — protein sequence MFSDRFDQLVQALRILPSVGPKSAQRMALHLIMKNKEGAVGLAHALNEATSYIHECQICHSLTEDEVCHICTSNDRDNTLLCVVESPADVMAIEQSGSFRGKYHVLGGHLSPLDGIGPEEIGIPFLIQRLTNTDIQEVILATNATVEGQATAHYLLEATKHMPIQMTRIAQGVPQGGELEYVDSHTLSQAVHNRMKMK from the coding sequence GTGTTTAGCGATCGTTTTGATCAACTGGTTCAAGCACTGCGAATTTTACCAAGCGTTGGGCCGAAATCGGCTCAGCGTATGGCATTGCATCTGATTATGAAGAATAAGGAAGGTGCAGTGGGTTTGGCGCATGCGCTCAATGAAGCGACTTCATATATTCATGAATGTCAAATTTGTCATTCATTAACTGAAGATGAAGTGTGCCATATTTGCACATCCAACGATCGAGATAATACCTTACTTTGTGTCGTAGAATCTCCTGCTGATGTTATGGCGATTGAGCAAAGTGGTAGTTTTCGAGGGAAATATCATGTTTTGGGTGGGCATTTGTCGCCACTTGATGGTATAGGGCCTGAAGAAATTGGCATTCCATTTTTAATTCAGCGTTTAACCAATACTGATATTCAAGAAGTCATTTTGGCAACCAATGCAACGGTTGAAGGGCAAGCTACAGCGCATTATTTGCTTGAAGCAACAAAACACATGCCTATTCAGATGACGCGTATTGCACAAGGTGTACCTCAAGGCGGGGAATTGGAATATGTCGATAGTCATACTTTGAGTCAGGCTGTGCATAATCGGATGAAAATGAAATAA
- a CDS encoding ribonuclease D gives MFQYIHQQTDLENVLMLMRQHSVFGLDTEFIKVDTFWPKLGLFQINIADQVFLLDGTSLNLKEFWQQIFSAQQNIFHACGEDIDLIYHYSNQKKLANVFDTQVAMSFLGHGLQVSYQNALKDVLNIDIDKDQTRSDWLARPLSNEQMNYAANDVLYIVELAEKLKFELDQKNLYQQVLEDCSHLTIEIGTETPKDKLYTEVGNYRHSRKQLMQLQLLSVWREEMVKALNQPRSFLLKNSTMIDLIEKNPKNNFQLSQVKDIRPNVVREFGKTILDIIKFLPDPEEWPLRMARPIRHSSKDITQNVDDLILKISEEVHVPKEVLIRKKWLTALYQHIAFQGNEKDLPGYLLGWRYDLLTQPLIQLLSKDAEYLSMQMKVDQ, from the coding sequence ATGTTTCAATATATTCATCAACAAACTGATCTAGAAAATGTACTGATGCTGATGCGTCAACATAGTGTTTTTGGTTTAGACACTGAATTTATAAAAGTTGATACCTTTTGGCCAAAGTTGGGGCTTTTTCAAATCAATATTGCTGATCAAGTGTTTTTACTTGATGGTACATCGCTCAATTTAAAGGAATTTTGGCAACAAATATTTTCAGCACAGCAGAACATTTTTCATGCTTGTGGCGAAGATATTGACCTGATTTATCATTATTCAAATCAAAAAAAATTAGCCAATGTCTTTGACACGCAAGTTGCCATGTCTTTTTTGGGGCATGGGCTTCAGGTGAGTTATCAAAATGCTTTAAAAGACGTGTTAAATATTGATATTGATAAAGATCAAACACGTTCTGATTGGTTAGCACGACCATTAAGCAATGAACAAATGAATTATGCAGCCAATGATGTGCTTTATATTGTCGAATTGGCTGAAAAGTTGAAGTTTGAACTAGACCAAAAAAATCTGTACCAACAAGTGCTTGAAGATTGTTCTCATTTGACCATTGAAATTGGTACTGAAACGCCTAAAGATAAGCTTTATACAGAGGTCGGAAACTACCGTCATTCTCGTAAGCAGCTGATGCAACTGCAATTGTTAAGCGTATGGCGTGAAGAAATGGTCAAAGCTTTGAATCAACCACGCAGTTTTTTACTTAAAAATTCAACGATGATTGATTTAATCGAAAAAAATCCTAAGAATAATTTTCAACTTTCACAAGTCAAAGATATTCGACCAAACGTTGTACGTGAATTTGGCAAAACAATTTTAGATATTATTAAATTTCTTCCAGATCCAGAAGAATGGCCTTTGCGAATGGCTCGACCAATCCGTCATTCATCAAAAGATATTACTCAAAATGTCGATGATCTTATTTTAAAAATATCTGAAGAAGTACATGTTCCTAAAGAAGTATTGATCCGTAAAAAGTGGCTTACAGCGTTGTATCAACATATTGCTTTTCAAGGGAATGAGAAAGATCTCCCTGGCTATTTGCTCGGCTGGCGCTATGATTTACTTACGCAGCCACTTATCCAACTTTTAAGTAAAGATGCCGAATATTTAAGTATGCAAATGAAGGTCGACCAATAA
- a CDS encoding YcgL domain-containing protein, with translation MLCEIYKSSKKDEMYLYVPFIEQIEGQEPVDPLSVLSDALRQAFGRATFVMKLELHENRKLARANVLHVMDSIQNRGFFIQMPPEGLINPNAVEPEGLRGA, from the coding sequence ATGTTGTGTGAAATTTACAAGTCAAGTAAAAAAGATGAGATGTATCTATATGTTCCTTTTATTGAACAAATTGAAGGTCAAGAACCTGTAGATCCACTCTCAGTACTTTCCGATGCTTTACGTCAAGCATTTGGACGTGCAACTTTTGTGATGAAATTAGAACTCCATGAAAATCGAAAATTAGCACGTGCAAATGTGCTACATGTGATGGATTCAATCCAAAACAGAGGTTTTTTTATTCAAATGCCTCCAGAAGGTTTAATTAATCCAAATGCAGTAGAGCCAGAGGGTTTACGTGGTGCGTGA